One segment of Argiope bruennichi chromosome 11, qqArgBrue1.1, whole genome shotgun sequence DNA contains the following:
- the LOC129957149 gene encoding acyl-CoA:lysophosphatidylglycerol acyltransferase 1-like isoform X1: MITEFCLVIWMDLQRILYITKYVINVIGIIITNLYCIPTYLLWMWVILLPFRIINHPGYWYLEGVMFRWLLTVVAGWGWRSKYQIVEMGDDVSALEKERCLFLVNHQSTADVPLLMLAFQEKGRVLESIMWIMDRLFRYTNFGAVSVTHGDYFITQGKNVRDYQMKRLRDHLLRVYLGRNRKWIVLFPEGGFLSKRLETSVKYATKNNFPILEHVTLPRVGAMEVILNTLGPHANLKDAVDEDVSLLSGTEEECEPLKWVIDTTVAYPDRHRPLDLLAICTSYRPPCSVYVHYRCYPISEVPLDSLESLRDWTYKRWSEKEELLKEYYTTGKFPHIPASQRKNETLNSNSHRSHEVRMDIRQIILIHTIFLSSTLFHCYLLCKVWNYAQY, encoded by the exons gaTGGATCTACAGCGTATTCTGTATAtaacaaaatatgtaattaatgtCATAGGCATTATAATAACTAATTTGTATTGTATACCCACATACCTATTATGGATGTGGGTTATATTGCTGCCTTTTCGAATCATTAATCATCCAGGCTATTGGTATCTGGAGGGTGTTATGTTCAGGTGGTTACTCACAGTTGTGGCTGGATGGGGGTGGAGATCTAAATATCAGA ttgtTGAAATGGGAGATGATGTAAGTGCTCTCGAAAAAGAAAGGTGCCTGTTTTTAGTAAATCATCAATCCACAGCAGATGTTCCTTTATTGATGTTGGCTTTTCAAGAAAAGGGCCGTGTTTTGGAATCTATTATGTGGATAATGGATAGGTTATTTCGATATACTAATTTTGGAGCTGTTTCTGTCACACATGGTGACTATTTTATAACTCAg GGTAAAAATGTTCGAGATTACCAAATGAAGAGGCTTAGGGATCATTTATTAAGAGTGTATCTTGGTCGAAACAGAAAATGGATTGTTCTTTTTCCTGAAGGAGGTTTTCTTTCAAAACGATTAGAAACTAGTGTAAA atatgcTACAAAAAATAACTTCCCTATACTTGAACATGTAACCCTTCCAAGGGTTGGAGCTATGGAAGTTATTTTGAATACTCTGGGTCCTCATGCAAATTTGAAAGATGCTGTTGATGAGGATGTGTCTCTATTAAGTG GCACAGAAGAAGAATGTGAGCCTCTCAAGTGGGTAATCGATACAACCGTTGCTTACCCTGATCGACATAGACCTTTAGACTTGCTTGCCATTTGTACATCTTACCGTCCTCCTTGCTCTGTGTATGTACACTATCGCTGTTATCCCATAAGTGAAGTGCCCTTGGACAGTCTGGAGTCCTTAAGAGACTGGACATATAAACGCTGGTCAGAAAAAgaagaacttttaaaagaatattacacCACAGGGAAATTCCCACATATACCTGCCAGTCAGAGaaagaatgaaactttaaacagcAATAGTCATAGATCGCATGAAGTAAGAATGGATATTCGGCAAATTATTCTTATCCACACTATCTTTCTTTCATCTACTCTCTTTCATTGTTACTTGTTGTGTAAAGTGTGGAATTATGCTCAGTATTAG
- the LOC129957149 gene encoding acyl-CoA:lysophosphatidylglycerol acyltransferase 1-like isoform X2 produces MDLQRILYITKYVINVIGIIITNLYCIPTYLLWMWVILLPFRIINHPGYWYLEGVMFRWLLTVVAGWGWRSKYQIVEMGDDVSALEKERCLFLVNHQSTADVPLLMLAFQEKGRVLESIMWIMDRLFRYTNFGAVSVTHGDYFITQGKNVRDYQMKRLRDHLLRVYLGRNRKWIVLFPEGGFLSKRLETSVKYATKNNFPILEHVTLPRVGAMEVILNTLGPHANLKDAVDEDVSLLSGTEEECEPLKWVIDTTVAYPDRHRPLDLLAICTSYRPPCSVYVHYRCYPISEVPLDSLESLRDWTYKRWSEKEELLKEYYTTGKFPHIPASQRKNETLNSNSHRSHEVRMDIRQIILIHTIFLSSTLFHCYLLCKVWNYAQY; encoded by the exons aTGGATCTACAGCGTATTCTGTATAtaacaaaatatgtaattaatgtCATAGGCATTATAATAACTAATTTGTATTGTATACCCACATACCTATTATGGATGTGGGTTATATTGCTGCCTTTTCGAATCATTAATCATCCAGGCTATTGGTATCTGGAGGGTGTTATGTTCAGGTGGTTACTCACAGTTGTGGCTGGATGGGGGTGGAGATCTAAATATCAGA ttgtTGAAATGGGAGATGATGTAAGTGCTCTCGAAAAAGAAAGGTGCCTGTTTTTAGTAAATCATCAATCCACAGCAGATGTTCCTTTATTGATGTTGGCTTTTCAAGAAAAGGGCCGTGTTTTGGAATCTATTATGTGGATAATGGATAGGTTATTTCGATATACTAATTTTGGAGCTGTTTCTGTCACACATGGTGACTATTTTATAACTCAg GGTAAAAATGTTCGAGATTACCAAATGAAGAGGCTTAGGGATCATTTATTAAGAGTGTATCTTGGTCGAAACAGAAAATGGATTGTTCTTTTTCCTGAAGGAGGTTTTCTTTCAAAACGATTAGAAACTAGTGTAAA atatgcTACAAAAAATAACTTCCCTATACTTGAACATGTAACCCTTCCAAGGGTTGGAGCTATGGAAGTTATTTTGAATACTCTGGGTCCTCATGCAAATTTGAAAGATGCTGTTGATGAGGATGTGTCTCTATTAAGTG GCACAGAAGAAGAATGTGAGCCTCTCAAGTGGGTAATCGATACAACCGTTGCTTACCCTGATCGACATAGACCTTTAGACTTGCTTGCCATTTGTACATCTTACCGTCCTCCTTGCTCTGTGTATGTACACTATCGCTGTTATCCCATAAGTGAAGTGCCCTTGGACAGTCTGGAGTCCTTAAGAGACTGGACATATAAACGCTGGTCAGAAAAAgaagaacttttaaaagaatattacacCACAGGGAAATTCCCACATATACCTGCCAGTCAGAGaaagaatgaaactttaaacagcAATAGTCATAGATCGCATGAAGTAAGAATGGATATTCGGCAAATTATTCTTATCCACACTATCTTTCTTTCATCTACTCTCTTTCATTGTTACTTGTTGTGTAAAGTGTGGAATTATGCTCAGTATTAG